In Deltaproteobacteria bacterium, the genomic stretch CGTGACCCAGGTCACGCAGAAGGCGGTCGAGATGCTCGGGCCGCTCGGCTACTCCCGCCAGCTGCTCCTCGAGAAGTGGATGCGCGACGCCAAGATCAACGACATCTTCGAGGGCACGCAGCAGATCAACCAGATGATCGTCGCCCGGCGCATCCTGGGCTATTCCTCGAAGGAGCTGTCGTAGCCGGCCTCGACCTCGCCCCGCTCCTGGCGCGGGTGCCCGATTTCCGCGAGTTCCTGACGCTCGAGGAGCTCCGCGCGGAGGCGCGCGCCCTGGTAGCGACGTTTCCGGGGCTGGCCCGGCTCGAGACGATCGGCA encodes the following:
- a CDS encoding acyl-CoA dehydrogenase, with the translated sequence VTQVTQKAVEMLGPLGYSRQLLLEKWMRDAKINDIFEGTQQINQMIVARRILGYSSKELS